The proteins below come from a single Gossypium raimondii isolate GPD5lz chromosome 2, ASM2569854v1, whole genome shotgun sequence genomic window:
- the LOC105788038 gene encoding probable inactive ATP-dependent zinc metalloprotease FTSHI 2, chloroplastic, which yields MAYHFSFGSSLYPKLPSLKPKLQNPFFFSSYPSISCQIYSSKSNSSDDDDKAKKTHFNFVALPITLTIISTSFPQQSSLAAVKVSDRKKTQKKTQEALTPEQIKQWSKNLPIVTNRIPYTEILSLKHEGKLKHLIKPPSASLKQRAEPVLVVLEDSRVLRTVLPSIDSDRKFWDSWDELKIESFCVNAYTPPIKRPEVPSPYLGFLWRVPAFMLSWFKPKKESKRALEIRRQREEFKRQKTEELARMREEREMIEKMMKAQKKEDERRKKREIRKRKYEESLRDARRNYQSMANMWASLAQDSNVATALGLVFFVIFYRTVVLSYRKQKKDYEDRLKIEKAEAEERKKMRELEREMEGIEGEDDEAEQGGGEQNPYLKMAMQFMKSGARVRRAQNKRLPQYLERGVDVKFSDVAGLGKIRLELEEIVKFFTHGEMYRRRGVRIPGGILLCGPPGVGKTLLAKAVAGEAGVNFFSISASQFVEIYVGVGASRVRALYQEAKENAPSVVFIDELDAVGRERGLIKGSGGQERDATLNQLLVCLDGFEGRGNVITIASTNRPDILDPALVRPGRFDRKIFIPKPGLIGRMEILQVHARKKPMAEDVDYMAVASMTDGMVGAELANIVEVAAINMIRDGRTEITTDDLLQAAQIEERGMLDRKERSPETWKQVAINEAAMAVVAVNFPDLRNIEFVTIAPRAGRELGYVRMKMDHIKFTEGMLSRQSLLDHITVQLAPRAADELWFGEGQLSTIWSETADNARSAARMFVLGGLSEKHHGLSNFWVADRINEIDSEALQIVNICYERAKEILQQNRKLMDAVVDELVEKKSLTKQEFFGLVELHGSLQPMPPSIVDVRVAKRTQFQEMMMNPNVKVTGSSSS from the exons atGGCTTATCATTTCTCTTTTGGTTCTTCattgtacccaaagcttccaTCTTTAAAACCCAAacttcaaaacccatttttCTTCAGCTCTTACCCTTCAATTTCTTGTCAAATTTATAGCTCTAAGAGCAATAGTTCCGATGATGATGATAAAGCCAAGAAAACCCATTTCAATTTTGTTGCTTTACCCATTACTCTTACTATAATCTCTACTTCATTTCCACAACAAAGTTCTCTTGCTGCAGTTAAAGTATCTGATAGGAAAAAAACTCAGAAAAAAACCCAAGAAGCTTTGACCCCTGAGCAGATAAAACAATGGTCGAAAAATCTCCCTATTGTAACCAACCGGATTCCATATACTGAAATTCTCAGTTTGAAACATGAGGGAAAgcttaaacatttaattaagcCGCCTAGTGCTAGTTTGAAGCAAAGGGCAGAGCCAGTTTTAGTAGTTTTAGAAGATTCTAGGGTGTTAAGAACTGTTTTGCCTTCAATAGATAGTGATAGGAAGTTTTGGGATTCATGGGATGAGTTAAAGATTGAATCTTTCTGTGTTAATGCATATACACCTCCAATTAAGAGGCCTGAGGTGCCTTCTCCTTATTTGGGATTTTTATGGAGGGTGCCTGCATTTATGTTGTCGTGGTTTAAGCCGAAGAAGGAGTCCAAAAGGGCGCTGGAAATTAGGAGACAAAGAGAGGAGTTTAAGAGGCAAAAAACGGAGGAGTTGGCGAGAATGAGGGAAGAGAGAGAGATGATTGAAAAGATGATGAAGGCGCAGAAGAAGGAGGATGAGAGGAGAAAGAAGCGAGAGATTAGGAAGAGGAAGTATGAGGAGTCATTGCGTGATGCTAGAAGGAATTATCAAAGTATGGCAAATATGTGGGCCAGTTTAGCTCAGGATTCAAATGTTGCAACTGCGCTTGGATTGGTGTTCTTTGTGATATTTTATAGGACAGTGGTGCTTAGTTACAGAAAACAGAAGAAGGATTACGAggataggttgaagattgagaAGGCAGAGgcagaagagagaaaaaagatgAGGGAGTTGGAGAGGGAAATGGAAGGAATTGAGGGGGAGGATGATGAGGCTGAGCAAGGGGGAGGTGAGCAGAATCCTTATTTGAAAATGGCTATGCAATTCATGAAGTCAGGAGCACGTGTGCGGAGGGCACAAAATAAGAGACTGCCACAGTATTTGGAGAGAGGAGTGGATGTCAAGTTCTCAGACGTTGCAGGTCTTGGCAAAATCCGGCTTGAGCTTGAGGAAATAGTTAAGTTTTTCACACATGGGGAGATGTACCGAAGAAGAGGAGTAAGAATACCAG GTGGAATACTTCTTTGTGGCCCTCCTGGGGTTGGGAAAACTTTACTAGCAAAAGCTGTGGCTGGTGAAGCAGGTGTAAACTTCTTCTCCATATCTGCTTCTCAGTTTGTGGAAATATATGTTGGGGTTGGTGCATCCCGTGTCCGAGCACTTTATCAGGAAGCAAAGGAAAAT GCCCCTTCAGTCGTATTTATTGATGAGTTGGATGCTGTTGGAAGAGAGCGTGGTTTAATCAAAGGTTCTGGTGGACAAGAACGTGATGCAACCTTAAATCAG CTTCTGGTATGCTTGGATGGTTTTGAAGGAAGAGGAAATGTTATCACTATTGCTTCCACAAACAGACCAGACATTCTAGATCCTGCACTTGTGAGACCTGGACGGTTTGACCGAAAAATCTTTATCCCCAAACCTGGACTCATAGGTCGCATGGAAATTCTTCag GTTCATGCTCGTAAGAAGCCAATGGCTGAGGATGTGGACTATATGGCTGTTGCAAGTATGACTGATGGAATGGTTGGTGCTGAGCTGGCAAACATAGTTGAGGTTGCTGCTATTAATATGATCCGTGATGGAAGGACTGAG ATTACAACTGATGATTTGCTCCAAGCAGCACAAATAGAAGAAAGGGGTATGCTAGATAGGAAGGAGAGAAGTCCAGAGACATGGAAACAAGTGGCTATAAATGAAGCGGCAATGGCTGTTGTAGCTGTGAACTTTCCTGATCTCAGAAATATCGAATTC GTAACAATTGCTCCTAGAGCAGGTAGGGAATTAGGTTATGTTCGGATGAAAATGGATCATATCAAATTTACGGAAGGAATGCTAAG TCGACAATCCCTTCTTGATCACATAACTGTGCAATTAGCACCCCGTGCAGCAGATGAACTTTGGTTTGGTGAGGGTCAG TTGAGTACAATATGGTCTGAAACAGCAGACAATGCTAGGTCAGCAGCAAGGATGTTTGTTCTTGGTGGCCTCTCTGAGAAACATCATGGATTGTCCAACTTCTGGGTTGCAGATCGAATTAAT GAGATAGATTCGGAGGCATTGCAGATAGTGAACATATGCTACGAGCGAGCCAAAGAG ATCTTACAGCAGAACCGAAAGCTGATGGATGCAGTGGTTGATGAACTGGTTGAGAAAAAGAGTTTAACAAAACAAGAATTCTTTGGACTTGTGGAATTGCATGGGTCACTTCAGCCAATGCCACCCAGTATAGTTGACGTTAGGGTTGCCAAGCGAACTCAGTTCCAAGAAATGATGATGAACCCCAATGTGAAGGTTACAGGGAGTAGTTCTTCATAA